The Flavobacterium sp. K5-23 genome segment AAATTGAATATTTCATTGCTTTGTGCGAGGTTCCTTTGCCACAACTTAAAGGAGTAAACTCCGATTTATTTGAAAGTTTACGTAACATCTATAAAAATTTCTCTACTGAAGATGCACTTTGGATTAAAGAAACGGAGAAAGTAACGAACCACGATGTAAAAGCGGTAGAGTACTTTATTAAAGATGCTTTTGAAAAATTAGGATTGTCACAATACAAAGAGTTTATCCATTTTGGGTTGACTTCTCAAGATATTAATAATACAGCGATTCCGCTTTCTACAAAAGAGGCTTTCGAAAAAGTATATATGCCGTCATTGATTACTTTGACGTCTAAACTGAAAGACTTAAGCGTGGAATGGAAGGATATTCCAATGCTGGCACGTACACACGGACAACCGGCTTCCCCTACTCGTTTAGGTAAAGAAATTGGTGTCTTCGTAGAACGTCTTGAAGAGCAAATGCGATTGTTGTTCAACATCCCTTTTGCAGCTAAATTTGGTGGAGCAACGGGAAATTACAATGCACATCACGTGGCTTATCCACAAATCGACTGGAGAAAATTTGGTGGTAAATTCGTGGAAGAAAACCTTGGTTTACACCACTCTTTTCCAACAACTCAAATTGAACACTACGATCATTTTGCAGCCTTTTTTGATGCTTTAAAAAGAATCAACACAATTATAATTGATTTAGACAGAGACATTTGGACGTATGTTTCCATGGAATATTTCAAACAAAAAATTAAAGCAGGAGAAATAGGATCATCGGCTATGCCACACAAGGTAAACCCGATTGATTTTGAAAACTCTGAAGGAAATTTAGGAATAGCAAATGCTATTTTCGAACACCTTTCGGCTAAATTACCTTTATCAAGATTGCAACGTGACTTGACAGACAGTACAGTTCTAAGAAATGTAGGCGTACCTATTGGGCACACTATCATTGCTTTTGAAGCTACTTTGAAAGGTTTGAACAAATTGTTATTAAACGAACCAAAATTCCACGAAGATCTAGAGAAAAACTGGGCAGTAGTTGCTGAGGCTATTCAAACGATTTTACGTCGCGAAGCATACCCAAATCCTTATGAAGCATTGAAAGGATTAACAAGAACAAATGAGGCGATTGATAAAAAAGCAATTCATGGATTCATAGCTACGCTAGATGTTTCAGAAGAAATAAAAGCGGAACTAATGCAAATCACTCCAAGTAATTTTGTGGGGATCTAATTAAAATTTAAAATAATTTTAAAAAAAAGCTATCTTTATCGATAGCTTTTTTTGTGAGCAAGTATTCCTATTGAAATGTCAACAAATAAATAACATTTTAATAATGAATAATACAGAATCATTAATAAACAAAGGATTAGATCCTAAAACTAAATAAATATGAGTGCCGCAGCAAAAATAGCCGCTACTACCCTTCATTTAGAACCCTTAATAAGCGACTTAGGACTAATCCTAATGACTGCCGGTATTGCCGTGTTAATCTTTAAAAAATTAAGACAGCCTCTTGTATTAGGTTATTTGATTGCAGGGTTTTTAGCAGGGAATCACTTTGATTTTTTTCCCTCAGTAAAAGATATTAAGAGTGTAGAAGTCTGGGCAGAAATTGGAGTTATTTTTCTATTATTCAGCCTTGGGCTTGAATTCAGTTTCAAGAAATTGATGAAAGTGGGCGGAACAGCCTCCATCAATGCTATAACCCAAATCATTACGATGGTGATTGTGGGTTATCTGGTAGGTCAGTGGATGGGCTGGAAACAGATGGATTGCATATTTTTAGGTGTCATCCTCTCCATTTCATCAACAACCATCATTCTTAAAACCTTTGAGGAGTTAGGGGTCAAATCCCAAAAGTTCGCTGGAATAGTAATTGGCTCCCTTATTGTGCAGGATATTGTGGCCATTTTAATGATGGTTTTACTTTCTACAGTAGCTGCCAGTCAGAATTTCTCAGGGGGAGAGTTATTTCAATCGGTATTGAAATTAGCCTTTTTTCTCACTGCTTGGTTTGTGGGAGGAATTTTCTTTATACCCACATTATTAAAACAAACAAAAAACTTATTAAACGACGAGATGATGCTAATCATCTCACTTGCCTTGTGTTTGATGATGGTTATACTAGCCGCAAATGTTGGTTTTTCACCAGCTTTAGGCGCATTTATTATGGGGTCAATTATCGCTGAAACAACCCAAGCAGAGCATATAGAGCATCTGGTTAATCCGGTAAAAGATTTGTTTGGAGCTATCTTTTTCGTTTCGGTGGGAATGTTAATCAATCCTGACACTTTATACGAATATGCTTTACCGGTAATGATTTTAACTTTTGTCACTATTCTTGGACAGTCAATCAGCTCTATTATCGGTGCCTTAATATCAGGTCAACCCTTAAAGCAATCGATTCAAATAGGAATGAGTTTGTCACAAATTGGGGAGTTTTCTTTTATTATGGCGACTTTAGGTATTTCCTTAAATGTAACGAGTGATTTCTTATATCCAATAGTCGTTGCTGTTGCTGCAGTTACTACTTTCACCACACCTTTTATGATTAAAATGG includes the following:
- a CDS encoding cation:proton antiporter; translation: MSAAAKIAATTLHLEPLISDLGLILMTAGIAVLIFKKLRQPLVLGYLIAGFLAGNHFDFFPSVKDIKSVEVWAEIGVIFLLFSLGLEFSFKKLMKVGGTASINAITQIITMVIVGYLVGQWMGWKQMDCIFLGVILSISSTTIILKTFEELGVKSQKFAGIVIGSLIVQDIVAILMMVLLSTVAASQNFSGGELFQSVLKLAFFLTAWFVGGIFFIPTLLKQTKNLLNDEMMLIISLALCLMMVILAANVGFSPALGAFIMGSIIAETTQAEHIEHLVNPVKDLFGAIFFVSVGMLINPDTLYEYALPVMILTFVTILGQSISSIIGALISGQPLKQSIQIGMSLSQIGEFSFIMATLGISLNVTSDFLYPIVVAVAAVTTFTTPFMIKMAVPFSEYLERKLPRKWLKRISRYSTNAQAIRSVSIWQVVLRAYMIQIIIHTIIITAIILLSSKFVLPLVENSKFGNAIAALITIVILSPFLWALSLRRVAVKEVEILFKERKYRGPILMMIFFRMGLAIFYIGFLLNIFFSPVIAFFALVSAIILYFFFPKQLHNQYHKIENHFLKNLNDREVGKINRRYASLTPWDGHMTTFEIAKESNIAGKTLEELRIREQMGINIAFIKRGDIMVKIPAKTERLFPGDEICVIGSDAQVDEFKNYLHQHEVEIPDTVKETEIILQQLELNNEDFIGKSISQSQIREKSNGMVVGIERNGKRLLNPESNLILEKNDILWVVGDKKRMSHLFKN
- the purB gene encoding adenylosuccinate lyase, with the translated sequence MTTLNELNAISPIDGRYRSKTLSLAPFFSEEALIKYRVLVEIEYFIALCEVPLPQLKGVNSDLFESLRNIYKNFSTEDALWIKETEKVTNHDVKAVEYFIKDAFEKLGLSQYKEFIHFGLTSQDINNTAIPLSTKEAFEKVYMPSLITLTSKLKDLSVEWKDIPMLARTHGQPASPTRLGKEIGVFVERLEEQMRLLFNIPFAAKFGGATGNYNAHHVAYPQIDWRKFGGKFVEENLGLHHSFPTTQIEHYDHFAAFFDALKRINTIIIDLDRDIWTYVSMEYFKQKIKAGEIGSSAMPHKVNPIDFENSEGNLGIANAIFEHLSAKLPLSRLQRDLTDSTVLRNVGVPIGHTIIAFEATLKGLNKLLLNEPKFHEDLEKNWAVVAEAIQTILRREAYPNPYEALKGLTRTNEAIDKKAIHGFIATLDVSEEIKAELMQITPSNFVGI